The following proteins are encoded in a genomic region of Cataglyphis hispanica isolate Lineage 1 chromosome 1, ULB_Chis1_1.0, whole genome shotgun sequence:
- the LOC126850263 gene encoding guanylate cyclase soluble subunit beta-1 produces MYGFVNHALELLVMKTFGSETWETIKKDAAVNMEGQFLVRQIYEDEITYNLISAAVNKLNIPANEILELFGRMFFEFCQDSGYDKILQVLGATPRDFLQNLDALHDHLGTLYPGMRAPSFRCTERPEDGALILHYYSDRPGLEHIVIGIVKTVAKKLHGTDVDMQIVKTKNECDHVQFLITDASGPGVVANPMIAELETLSVEPRVSPTTFCRVFPFHLMFNRDLTIIQTGCTITRVIPRVCSGHCKLSDILLTVRPHLELTFENILSHINTVYVLRTKKGVMRVDSAEEYSYLRLKGQMLYIPESDLVIFLCYPSVMNLDDLTRRGLYLSDVPLHDATRDLVLMSEQFEADYKLTRNLELLTDKLQQTYRELDGEKQKTDRLLYSVLPISVANELRHSRPVPAKKYDCVTLLFSGIVGFGAYCAAHTDSNGAMKIVNMLNELYTAFDVLTDPKKNPNVYKVETVGDKYMAVSGLPEPCRCHARCIARLALDMMDLAADEVQIDGEPVKITIGIHSGEVVTGVIGHRMPRYCLFGNTVNLTSRTETTGQPGKINVSEDAYRYLCMPENQDPQFLLEYRGPVSMKGKSEPMNVWFLSRERELTS; encoded by the exons ATG TACGGTTTTGTGAATCACGCTCTCGAACTCTTAGTTATGAAGACCTTTGGCAGCGAGACATGGGAGACGATAAA AAAAGATGCGGCGGTTAATATGGAAGGGCAGTTTCTAGTGCGACAAATTTATGAAGACGAGATTACATATAATCTGATATCCGCCGCTGTCAATAAACTTA ATATTCCTGCCAACGAAATACTTGAATTGTTTGGTCGAATGTTTTTCGAGTTTTGCCAAGATTCCGGTTATGACAAGATTCTTCAAGTCCTTGGAGCAACACCTAGAGATTTTTTGCAG AACTTGGATGCACTTCATGATCATTTGGGTACATTATATCCAGGCATGAGAGCACCCTCTTTTAGGTGCACAGAGAGACCCGAGGATGGCGCgcttattttgcattattattcggATCGACCTGGTTTGGAACACATCGTTATTGGAATCGTTAAG accgTCGCGAAAAAACTGCACGGCACTGACGTTGACATGCAGATAGTGAAGACAAAAAATGAGTGCGATCATGTGCAATTTCTCATAACTGATGCATCAGGACCGGGAGTCGTGGCAAACCCTATGATCGCTGAATTGGAAACATTATCCGTCG AACCAAGGGTCAGCCCGACAACGTTTTGTCGAGTTTTTCCATTCCATCTAATGTTCAATCGAGATCTTACAATAATTCAAACCGGATGTACCATAACACGTGTTATACCGCGCGTCTGCAGTGGCCATTGCAAACTAAGCGACATTCTCTTAACT GTCAGACCGCATCTAGAATTAACATTTGAGAATATATTGTCGCATATTAATACTGTATACGTGTTAAGAACGAAAAAGGGAGTTATGCGCGTCGATTCTGCGGAGGAATATTCATATCTTCGTTTAAAG GGTCAAATGCTGTATATACCTGAATCCGATTTAGTTATCTTTCTCTGTTATCCAAGTGTTATGAATCTTGATGACTTGACTAG GCGAGGCTTGTACTTGAGCGACGTCCCTCTGCATGACGCCACTCGAGATCTGGTCCTGATGTCGGAGCAATTTGAGGCGGATTACAAACTGACGCGCAACTTGGAACTGCTCACTGATAAGCTGCAGCAGACGTACCGTGAACTCGACGGTGAGAAGCAGAAAACCGACAG GTTACTCTACTCGGTGCTTCCTATTTCGGTGGCGAACGAGCTCAGGCACTCAAGACCAGTACCGGCAAAAAAATACGATTGCGTTACTTTACTGTTCTCTGGGATAGTCGGTTTTGGAGCTTATTGTGCTGCTCATACAGACTCCAATGGCGCTATGAAGATCGTTAACATGCTTAATGAGCTGTACACGGCTTTTGACGTGTTAACTGATCCGAAAAAGAATCCTAATGTTTATaag GTGGAGACCGTTGGTGATAAATACATGGCGGTGAGTGGATTACCGGAACCTTGTCGTTGCCATGCACGATGCATCGCTCGTCTAGCGCTGGACATGATGGATCTCGCGGCTGACGAAGTGCAGATCGATGGGGAACCTGtg aaaattacGATTGGAATACACAGTGGTGAAGTCGTTACTGGTGTAATTGGTCATCGCATGCCTCGTTATTGTTTGTTTGGAAATACTGTGAATTTAACTAGTAGAACGGAGACGACTGGTCAACCAGGAAAAATCAATGTTTCGGAAGACGCTTAcag ATATCTTTGCATGCCCGAAAATCAAGATCCTCAATTTCTTTTGGAGTATAGAGGTCCCGTATCCATGAAAGGAAAATCCGAGCCTATGAACGTATGGTTTTTATCCAGGGAAAGAGAGCTGACATCATAA
- the LOC126850857 gene encoding uncharacterized protein LOC126850857, which yields MQIMEVLIDCYFDRLFSKMERSCLASRYKRRELVGYFTDVINSCAEAENLDKQDVCERIVVSALRYHNITMMENGSVCLLGKFHNVLYVAAKLCYDWDIDNNEIVSRLLNDIFYCEKTFERLFVGAIFGTRVTHFLSGWKCDFDDREDNIRALVYFLNHAISGQLEYRCESSLIKRRFIDVPMESYGQVLPLRVAIQHGAPDILLIMLRYGASVESDKLAPSPMEIILTKLSEFEVQPGQKEIVYPEHLVTCLKLLLRTVTTVCARTPDHIANHIGIFSVSLYEQYPNLANQNLIPPERSGVCPAELKHLCRCRIREILHTNWALPRGIKSLQIPESLRNYLDLLQD from the exons atgcaaattatggAGGTGTTGATAGATTGTTATTTCGACcgattgttttcaaaaatggAACGCAGTTGCTTAGCTTCGCGATACAAACGTCGCGAGTTGGTCGGTTATTTCACAGATGTGATAAACAGTTGCGCAGAAG CGGAGAATCTCGACAAACAGGATGTGTGCGAGAGGATCGTCGTCTCGGCTCTGCGTTATCACAATATCACGATGATGGAGAACGGCTCGGTCTGTCTGCTCGGCAAATTTCACAATGTCCTCTACGTGGCGGCGAAGCTCTGCTACGATTGGGACATCGACAACAACGAGATTGTCAGTCGGCTGTTGAATGACATATTTTACTGTGAAAAAACGTTCGAACGATTGTTCGTCGGAGCGATTTTTGGCACGCGCGTAACACATTTCCTATCCGGTTGGAAATGCGATTTCGACGATCGCGAGGACAATATCCGGGCTCTAGTGTATTTTTTGAATCACGCTATTAGTGGCCAATTAGAATATCGTTGCGAATCCTCGCTAATAAAGAGACGTTTCATTGACGTGCCTATGGAATCATACGGACAGGTTTTGCCTCTGAGAGTCGCGATTCAGCACGGCGCGCCGGATATCCTATTGATCATGTTGCGCTACGGCGCCTCTGTCGAGTCTGACAAACTTGCTCCGTCACCGATGGAAATCATCCTGACGAAGCTGAGCGAGTTCGAGGTGCAGCCTGGTCAGAAAGAGATTGTTTACCCGGAACATCTAGTGACATGTCTGAAACTGCTACTGCGAACCGTGACCACTGTTTGCGCCAGGACTCCCGATCATATTGCCAATCACATCGGTATTTTTAGTGTTTCTTTGTACGAACAGTATCCCAATCTGGCGAATCAAAATTTGATACCTCCGGAACGTAGCGGAGTCTGTCCGGCAGAACTCAAGCATTTATGCCGTTGTCGAATCCGCGAAATTCTCCATACGAATTGGGCGCTGCCTCGCGGAATTAAAAGTCTGCAGATTCCAGAATCTTTGAGAAATTATCTGGACCTATTGCAAGATTAA